A stretch of Endozoicomonas sp. SCSIO W0465 DNA encodes these proteins:
- the rhuM gene encoding RhuM family protein, with the protein MADTDLNIAIYEASQGNIQVLLDQETIWLSQRQLAELLETSIDNISLHLKNIYKEGELTAGATTEDYSIVQQEGQRQVRRKVKHYNLDAIISVAYRVNSRKGTQFRQWATSTLKEHLTRGYTINQQRFEQNAQELEAALKLVRKAAASPELQADTGRGLVEIISRYTQTFLWLQRYDEGKLNEPHGQHGGTLPTVQEASNDLATLKQQLMAKGEATDLFARPRGDGLGALLGNLDQSAFGEPAYPTIESKAAHLLYFVVKNHPFTDGNKRSGAFLFVDFLHRNGRLFNQNGEPVINDIGLSALTLLVAESDPKHKETLIRLIMNMLAPEAEQ; encoded by the coding sequence GTGGCCGACACCGACCTTAACATTGCCATTTATGAAGCCAGCCAGGGGAATATTCAGGTACTACTGGACCAGGAAACCATCTGGCTGTCCCAGAGGCAACTGGCAGAGCTGCTGGAAACCAGTATTGATAACATCAGCCTGCACCTGAAAAACATCTACAAAGAGGGCGAGCTCACCGCCGGGGCAACTACCGAGGATTACTCGATAGTTCAGCAGGAAGGCCAGCGGCAGGTACGCCGGAAGGTCAAACATTACAACCTGGACGCCATTATCTCCGTGGCTTACCGGGTTAACTCCCGCAAAGGCACCCAGTTTCGCCAGTGGGCCACCAGCACCCTGAAAGAGCACCTGACCCGTGGTTACACCATTAACCAGCAGCGGTTCGAGCAGAACGCCCAAGAGCTGGAAGCGGCCCTGAAGCTGGTGCGCAAAGCGGCGGCCTCCCCGGAATTGCAGGCGGATACCGGTCGTGGGCTGGTGGAGATTATCAGCCGCTATACCCAGACCTTTCTCTGGCTGCAACGCTATGACGAAGGCAAGCTGAACGAACCCCATGGCCAGCATGGCGGCACCCTGCCCACGGTGCAGGAGGCCAGTAACGATCTGGCGACCCTGAAACAGCAGCTGATGGCAAAAGGCGAAGCCACTGACCTGTTTGCCCGCCCCCGGGGCGATGGCCTGGGCGCTCTGCTCGGTAACCTGGATCAGAGTGCCTTTGGTGAACCCGCCTACCCGACCATTGAAAGCAAGGCAGCGCACCTGTTGTACTTTGTGGTTAAGAACCACCCATTTACCGATGGCAACAAGCGCAGCGGGGCTTTTCTGTTTGTGGACTTTCTGCACCGCAATGGTCGTCTGTTCAATCAAAACGGCGAGCCGGTGATTAACGACATTGGCCTTTCTGCCCTGACCCTGCTGGTGGCGGAATCCGACCCCAAACACAAAGAAACCCTGATCCGCCTGATTATGAATATGCTGGCTCCGGAAGCTGAACAATGA
- a CDS encoding N-6 DNA methylase: MTFKRPPMSISSVIKSIQDIMRKDAGVDGDAQRLGQMSWLLFLKIFDAQEEELEFELDDYRSPIPEEYLWRNWAADKQGMTGDELLSFINNDLFPDLKNLIAPVDKNPRGFVVKEAFSDAFNYMKNGTLLRQVINKLNEVDFTDSKERHLFGDIYEQILRDLQSAGNAGEFYTPRAVTRFMVNRINPQLGESIMDPACGTGGFLACSVDHLKDQVKTAADHQTLQKQIHGVEKKQLPHLLCTTNMLLHGIEVPVQIKHGNTLNKPLSSWDDQVDVIVTNPPFGGTEEDGIEKNFPAEMQTRETADLFLQLIIEILKDGGRAAVVLPDGTLFGEGVKTKIKKLLTEACNLHTIVRLPNGVFNPYTGIKTNILFFTKGQPTKDIWFYEHPYPAGVKNYSKTRPMKFEEFQQEMDWWGNEAGGFAARVENEQAWKVSIDEVTARNFNLDIKNPHVGEIISHDPDELLASYQQQQQELEGLLGQLQTILGEALTNRNGR, translated from the coding sequence ATGACGTTTAAGAGACCCCCCATGTCCATCAGTTCCGTGATCAAATCCATCCAGGACATCATGCGCAAAGACGCCGGTGTCGATGGTGATGCCCAGCGCCTTGGCCAGATGTCCTGGCTGCTGTTCCTGAAAATCTTCGATGCCCAGGAAGAAGAGCTGGAGTTCGAGTTGGACGACTACCGCTCACCCATTCCCGAAGAATACCTCTGGCGCAACTGGGCAGCAGATAAACAAGGGATGACCGGCGATGAACTATTGTCGTTTATCAACAACGACCTGTTCCCGGACCTGAAAAACCTGATCGCCCCTGTGGATAAAAACCCCCGGGGCTTTGTGGTGAAGGAAGCCTTCAGCGACGCCTTCAACTACATGAAAAACGGCACCCTGCTGCGTCAGGTGATCAACAAGCTGAACGAGGTGGACTTTACCGACTCCAAGGAACGACACCTGTTCGGCGATATCTACGAGCAGATTCTGCGGGACCTGCAAAGTGCCGGTAATGCCGGTGAATTTTATACGCCCCGGGCCGTCACCCGCTTTATGGTCAACCGCATCAATCCGCAACTGGGCGAAAGCATTATGGACCCGGCTTGTGGCACCGGCGGCTTTCTCGCCTGCTCGGTGGATCATCTGAAAGACCAGGTAAAAACCGCCGCCGATCACCAGACCCTGCAAAAACAGATTCACGGCGTGGAAAAAAAGCAGCTGCCTCATCTGCTCTGTACTACCAATATGCTGCTCCACGGCATCGAGGTGCCGGTACAGATCAAACACGGCAACACCCTGAACAAGCCGCTCTCCAGTTGGGATGATCAGGTAGACGTCATTGTCACCAATCCTCCATTCGGCGGCACCGAGGAAGATGGCATTGAGAAAAACTTCCCAGCGGAAATGCAGACCCGGGAAACGGCTGACCTGTTCTTGCAGTTGATTATCGAGATATTGAAAGACGGTGGCCGTGCAGCCGTAGTACTGCCCGATGGCACCCTGTTTGGCGAGGGCGTCAAAACCAAAATCAAAAAACTGCTGACAGAAGCGTGCAACCTGCACACCATCGTGCGCCTGCCCAACGGCGTGTTTAACCCTTACACCGGCATCAAAACCAATATCCTGTTCTTTACTAAAGGTCAGCCAACGAAGGATATCTGGTTCTACGAACACCCTTACCCGGCAGGCGTAAAGAACTACAGCAAAACCCGCCCAATGAAGTTTGAAGAATTTCAGCAGGAGATGGACTGGTGGGGCAATGAGGCGGGCGGTTTTGCCGCACGGGTAGAAAATGAGCAAGCCTGGAAGGTCAGTATCGACGAGGTGACCGCCCGTAACTTCAATCTGGACATTAAAAACCCCCATGTGGGCGAAATCATCAGCCACGATCCGGACGAACTGCTGGCCAGCTACCAGCAACAGCAGCAGGAACTGGAAGGGCTGCTTGGACAGTTACAAACTATCCTTGGCGAAGCACTGACCAACCGGAACGGGAGATAA
- a CDS encoding DUF2442 domain-containing protein yields the protein MNTLKVEERPLAQDVRFSDCELIVSLVDGRTISVPVTWFPTLANASEAQRNNWQLLGGGDGIHWPDLDEDLSVRGLLLGTR from the coding sequence ATGAATACTTTAAAGGTTGAGGAGCGACCACTGGCACAGGATGTCCGGTTTTCAGACTGCGAACTGATTGTCAGCCTGGTGGATGGGCGGACAATTTCTGTACCCGTTACCTGGTTCCCGACATTGGCCAACGCCAGCGAGGCACAGCGCAACAACTGGCAGCTGCTGGGCGGTGGTGATGGCATTCACTGGCCAGATCTTGATGAAGACCTGAGTGTGCGTGGCCTGTTGCTCGGAACCCGCTAA
- the hsdR gene encoding EcoAI/FtnUII family type I restriction enzme subunit R, with amino-acid sequence MPIDKSRLTESDIISKFILPAIKDAGWDDMTQIRQEVKLRDGKVVVRGQAAARKKVKSADIVLYHKPGLPLAVVEAKANQHEIGKGMQQALDYARLLDVPFAFASNGNGFIFHDKTNPAALETEIRLEDFPSPEQLWQKLCIWKGYTEQQLTIITQDYYDDGSGKSPRYYQLQAINKTVEAISAGQDRVLLVMATGTGKTYTAFQIIWRLWKAKSKKRILFLADRNVLVDQTRINDFQPFGTAMTKITGRKVDPAYEIHLALYQALTGPEEHQKAYKQVNPDFFDLIVIDECHRGSAAEDSAWREILEYFNSATQIGLTATPKETDEVSNTDYFGEPVYTYSLKEGIEDGFLAPYKVVRVDLDVDLQGWRPTKGQTDKHGEVIEDRIYNQKDFDRTLVIDERTQLVAQTITSYLKRTDPMAKTIVFCNDIDHAERMRRALINLNPEQVAKNDKYVMKITGDDDLGKAQLDNFINPKKPYPVIATTSELMTTGVDAKTCKLVVLDQSIQSMTKFKQIIGRGTRIDDRDNKLWFTILDIKKATELFADERFDGIPEKVINTSSQTINSDDDELDSILNNPADEESDHSVNEEPGSYNVSSTDSSSTDIDTSGFDDENKVRKFHVNGVTVKAIAERVQYYDTDGKLVTESFRDYTRKTMARQFTSLDEFIKRWQSAGRKQAIIDELENEGILWEVLADEVGKDLDPFDLICHVVYDQPPLTRKERAENVKKRNYFTKYSDTAQTVLNTLLDKYADAGVQEIENKNVLKVAPFTAIGRPIEIVKKGFGKPADYEQAISELEAEIYRSA; translated from the coding sequence ATGCCCATCGACAAATCCAGGCTTACTGAGTCCGATATCATTTCCAAGTTTATCCTCCCGGCGATCAAAGACGCAGGCTGGGATGATATGACCCAGATCCGCCAGGAAGTGAAGCTGCGCGATGGCAAGGTAGTGGTGCGTGGTCAGGCGGCTGCCCGCAAAAAGGTGAAGTCGGCGGATATTGTTCTCTACCATAAGCCCGGTTTGCCGCTGGCGGTGGTGGAAGCCAAAGCCAATCAGCATGAGATCGGCAAAGGGATGCAACAGGCGCTGGACTATGCCCGTCTGCTGGATGTGCCATTTGCCTTTGCTTCCAACGGCAATGGTTTTATCTTCCATGACAAAACCAACCCGGCCGCACTGGAAACCGAGATCCGCCTCGAAGACTTTCCCTCGCCAGAACAGCTCTGGCAAAAGCTCTGCATCTGGAAAGGCTATACCGAACAACAACTGACCATTATCACTCAGGATTATTACGACGATGGCAGCGGCAAGTCGCCCCGTTACTATCAGCTACAGGCCATCAACAAAACCGTAGAAGCAATCTCAGCAGGTCAGGATCGGGTACTGCTGGTGATGGCAACGGGCACCGGCAAAACCTACACTGCCTTCCAGATCATCTGGCGACTGTGGAAGGCCAAAAGCAAAAAGCGCATCCTGTTCCTGGCAGATCGCAATGTGCTGGTGGACCAGACTCGCATCAACGACTTCCAGCCTTTCGGCACGGCCATGACCAAAATCACCGGCCGCAAGGTAGACCCGGCTTACGAAATCCACCTGGCGCTGTACCAGGCACTCACCGGCCCGGAAGAACACCAGAAAGCCTACAAACAGGTCAACCCGGACTTCTTTGACCTGATCGTTATAGACGAATGCCACCGGGGCAGCGCCGCTGAAGACAGTGCCTGGCGGGAGATTCTCGAATACTTCAACAGCGCCACCCAGATCGGCCTTACCGCCACACCGAAAGAAACCGATGAGGTTTCCAACACCGATTACTTTGGTGAACCGGTCTACACCTACTCCCTGAAAGAAGGCATTGAAGACGGCTTCCTGGCACCCTACAAAGTGGTTCGTGTCGATCTGGATGTAGATCTGCAAGGCTGGCGCCCCACCAAAGGCCAGACTGACAAACACGGTGAGGTGATCGAAGACCGTATCTACAACCAGAAAGACTTTGACCGCACTCTGGTGATCGACGAACGTACCCAGCTGGTGGCACAGACCATCACCAGCTACCTGAAACGCACCGACCCCATGGCCAAGACCATCGTCTTCTGTAACGACATTGACCATGCCGAGCGGATGCGTCGGGCACTGATCAACCTGAACCCGGAACAGGTGGCCAAAAACGACAAGTATGTGATGAAGATTACCGGCGATGACGACCTGGGCAAGGCGCAGCTGGACAACTTCATCAACCCCAAAAAGCCCTACCCGGTGATTGCCACCACATCGGAACTGATGACCACTGGCGTCGATGCCAAAACCTGCAAACTGGTGGTGCTGGACCAGTCCATCCAGTCCATGACCAAGTTTAAACAGATCATTGGCCGTGGTACCCGGATTGATGACCGCGACAACAAGTTATGGTTCACCATTCTGGATATCAAAAAGGCGACAGAGCTGTTTGCCGATGAGCGTTTTGACGGCATCCCGGAAAAAGTCATTAATACCAGCAGCCAGACCATTAACAGTGATGACGATGAACTGGATAGCATCCTCAACAACCCTGCCGATGAGGAGTCCGATCATTCAGTAAATGAAGAGCCTGGCTCGTACAATGTCAGCAGCACTGACTCTTCATCAACCGATATAGACACCTCAGGCTTTGATGACGAGAACAAGGTCCGCAAATTCCATGTCAATGGCGTCACCGTAAAAGCCATCGCCGAACGGGTGCAGTACTATGACACCGATGGCAAACTGGTCACCGAATCGTTCCGGGATTACACCCGCAAAACCATGGCCAGGCAATTCACCTCGCTGGATGAATTTATCAAAAGGTGGCAGTCTGCCGGGCGCAAACAGGCCATTATTGATGAACTGGAAAACGAAGGTATCCTCTGGGAAGTGCTGGCGGACGAAGTGGGCAAAGATCTCGACCCCTTCGACCTGATCTGCCATGTGGTCTACGACCAGCCGCCACTGACCCGCAAAGAGCGGGCGGAGAACGTGAAGAAACGCAACTACTTCACCAAATACTCCGACACGGCACAGACGGTTCTTAATACCCTGCTGGATAAATACGCCGATGCCGGTGTGCAGGAGATCGAGAACAAGAATGTTCTGAAAGTGGCACCCTTTACTGCCATTGGCCGCCCTATCGAGATCGTCAAGAAAGGCTTTGGCAAACCGGCGGATTACGAACAGGCCATCAGCGAGCTGGAAGCGGAAATATACCGCTCTGCCTGA
- a CDS encoding helicase RepA family protein — translation MPDKNAKAEHGLEAAVIQIDQDNHISSLTSKDASSKEKGNEALKNILSSISEAIPETDLERREQMTPNLTNVERLQAESQNYQSDDHTDVDSEVPPEGVGSPFYGGSTRKLPTELLETGYDKEEDWVIKGYIPQNAFGVIYGPSESFKSFHAVSWAASIASGKPWNHIHCQQSPVLYIAAEGGFGAAKRAHGWKMTNNNGESLALLHSIKMPVFIGSPKTVNELINTIMDLNNQMGKKISVVFIDTLARCFGGADENKTTDMNLFVSGCDKIKAETGATIIVIHHTGKNKERDARGSSALRAACDFEYCIDRPDKGMYYLLKCTKSKDSEPMPTQAFDMTPRFLRYDSDQDEVTTLVASLNGREPPEGGDADDKPLTLSKNQEALYQAVRSRTASGEPTTVAVIRDDLKAQKLAISNFSKWLESLVSKGLIRLDGDTLIPVNKG, via the coding sequence ATGCCTGATAAAAATGCAAAGGCTGAGCATGGCCTTGAAGCGGCAGTCATTCAGATTGATCAGGATAACCACATTAGCAGCTTGACCTCTAAAGATGCTTCTTCCAAAGAGAAGGGTAATGAAGCACTGAAAAACATACTCTCAAGCATCAGTGAAGCTATACCCGAAACTGATCTTGAAAGGCGGGAACAAATGACCCCGAACCTTACTAATGTGGAAAGACTCCAGGCTGAAAGCCAGAACTACCAGAGCGATGATCATACCGATGTCGATTCTGAAGTTCCTCCCGAGGGGGTTGGTAGCCCTTTCTATGGAGGGAGTACCAGAAAGCTTCCAACCGAGCTGCTGGAAACAGGTTATGACAAAGAAGAAGATTGGGTGATTAAGGGTTATATTCCCCAGAACGCATTTGGCGTAATCTACGGCCCCTCAGAGTCCTTTAAGTCATTTCATGCGGTAAGCTGGGCTGCCTCTATAGCCAGTGGCAAGCCATGGAACCATATTCACTGCCAGCAGTCACCAGTCTTGTATATTGCGGCTGAAGGCGGCTTCGGTGCCGCCAAGCGAGCCCATGGTTGGAAAATGACGAATAACAATGGTGAGTCCCTGGCATTGCTGCACTCCATCAAAATGCCGGTTTTCATTGGCAGTCCAAAGACGGTGAATGAACTGATCAATACGATCATGGATCTGAATAACCAGATGGGAAAGAAAATATCCGTAGTCTTCATTGATACACTGGCCAGGTGCTTTGGTGGCGCTGATGAGAATAAGACGACCGATATGAACTTGTTTGTCTCAGGCTGCGATAAAATAAAAGCGGAAACTGGCGCAACCATCATTGTTATCCATCACACTGGCAAGAATAAAGAGCGTGATGCAAGAGGATCATCGGCTTTGCGGGCTGCGTGCGACTTTGAATACTGCATTGATCGGCCCGATAAGGGCATGTACTACCTGCTGAAATGTACCAAGTCAAAAGACTCGGAACCTATGCCAACCCAGGCCTTTGATATGACGCCACGGTTTCTCAGGTACGACTCTGATCAGGATGAAGTCACGACTCTGGTCGCCAGTTTGAATGGCCGTGAGCCTCCTGAAGGAGGTGATGCTGATGATAAACCCCTGACCCTGTCGAAAAATCAGGAAGCTTTGTATCAGGCAGTCAGATCAAGAACTGCTTCAGGGGAGCCCACGACAGTAGCTGTTATTCGGGATGATCTTAAGGCACAGAAATTGGCCATCTCCAATTTTTCCAAATGGCTTGAATCACTGGTTTCAAAAGGGCTGATACGTCTGGATGGAGATACATTGATTCCCGTCAACAAGGGCTAG
- a CDS encoding AlpA family transcriptional regulator: MTTSNTPFKKSKTCPVTAADQKPAVSQSSHTSTPTPMPEPKKSLPQGVVYLTNQQVRKRYQIGNTTLYRWIGDEQTNFPKPHHLGPRCVRWLQSELEAWESQRA, encoded by the coding sequence ATGACCACCAGCAACACCCCTTTCAAAAAAAGCAAAACCTGCCCGGTTACTGCTGCTGACCAGAAACCTGCTGTCAGCCAAAGCAGTCACACCAGCACACCCACACCAATGCCTGAGCCGAAAAAGAGCTTGCCACAGGGCGTCGTCTACCTCACCAACCAGCAAGTGCGTAAACGCTACCAGATCGGCAATACCACGCTGTATCGCTGGATTGGTGATGAACAAACCAATTTTCCAAAACCACATCACTTAGGACCGCGCTGCGTCCGCTGGCTTCAATCGGAACTGGAAGCCTGGGAGTCACAACGGGCCTGA
- a CDS encoding type II toxin-antitoxin system RelE/ParE family toxin, translating into MSRYTLCWKRSALKELEKLPGATVGKLVALAESLVDEPFPDGCRKLSGTEHTWRVRAGNYRLVYQIDNGQLIIEVIKVGHRKAVYR; encoded by the coding sequence ATGAGCCGTTATACGTTGTGCTGGAAGCGTTCCGCCCTGAAGGAGCTGGAGAAGCTGCCCGGGGCCACGGTGGGCAAGCTGGTGGCACTGGCGGAGTCGCTGGTGGATGAGCCGTTTCCCGATGGCTGTCGCAAGCTGTCCGGCACGGAACATACCTGGCGGGTCAGGGCAGGCAACTATCGTCTGGTGTACCAGATAGACAACGGACAGTTAATTATCGAAGTGATCAAAGTCGGTCACCGTAAGGCGGTTTACCGCTGA
- a CDS encoding tyrosine-type recombinase/integrase encodes MAKLSVLALKSIKKRLTEKVSGRGDGALLFEKRKSGTIEVYYRYKYQDKDSSIKLGNYKVTNDGAGYTLAECRDKAQDLARLRRQCGGDLKGYLEAEEHKKEQQKLEEQQRQEMEARKGSFADLMESYVLDQQAQGKESAHQSRQAFRLNVLDAYPMIASKKAKDVTPDDIVTILAAIHQRGSEVESVRVRALLHACFNFGIKGDYDPTRIAEKRFYIQHNPVTATKKNTKASKPGNRVLSHEEVRLLWHNIGDTHRVGFVLACAIRFMLATAGQRPKQLLRATWEDYDFQRNCVTLIDRKGRQGTEKIHVVPLTGRAMAILRAVREISGSYPWPFCSGVKGRSGATKGQLMPLTLESLKNGFIRYNKALSEQASAEGKPAPEPFTARDIRRTVKNLMIDAGVNREQRNLLQSHAQSGVDVKHYDRHEHLPEKRESIRRYDALLDKILKGEETTLVDIDTYRQQKELSFS; translated from the coding sequence ATGGCAAAGCTGTCCGTGCTGGCGCTGAAAAGCATTAAGAAAAGGCTAACTGAAAAAGTGAGTGGTCGCGGTGATGGGGCGCTGCTGTTTGAAAAGCGCAAAAGCGGAACTATTGAGGTGTACTACCGCTATAAATATCAAGACAAAGATTCCTCGATCAAACTCGGCAATTACAAAGTCACCAACGATGGAGCTGGGTATACCCTTGCTGAATGCCGCGACAAGGCTCAGGACCTTGCCCGCTTGCGTCGCCAATGCGGCGGTGATCTGAAAGGCTACCTGGAAGCCGAGGAGCACAAGAAGGAACAGCAGAAGCTCGAAGAGCAACAGCGGCAGGAAATGGAAGCCCGTAAAGGTTCATTTGCCGACCTGATGGAATCCTACGTACTGGATCAACAGGCTCAGGGTAAAGAGAGCGCCCACCAGTCCCGTCAAGCCTTCAGACTGAATGTACTTGATGCCTATCCCATGATTGCGTCTAAAAAGGCCAAGGATGTGACACCGGACGATATTGTCACCATTTTGGCAGCGATCCACCAGCGGGGCTCTGAAGTGGAATCCGTTCGGGTTCGGGCGTTGCTTCACGCCTGCTTCAACTTTGGCATCAAGGGCGACTACGATCCAACGCGGATTGCCGAAAAGCGATTCTATATCCAGCATAACCCGGTGACAGCCACCAAGAAAAACACCAAGGCCTCTAAACCCGGCAACCGCGTATTGAGCCATGAAGAGGTCCGACTACTCTGGCACAACATTGGCGATACCCATCGCGTCGGCTTTGTCCTGGCCTGTGCAATACGCTTTATGCTGGCCACCGCTGGTCAAAGACCCAAACAGTTACTCCGGGCAACCTGGGAGGACTACGACTTTCAGCGAAACTGCGTTACCCTGATAGACCGAAAGGGACGGCAGGGAACGGAAAAGATACATGTGGTACCGCTAACCGGCAGGGCAATGGCGATCCTGCGAGCCGTAAGAGAAATCTCCGGTTCATACCCGTGGCCGTTTTGCTCGGGCGTTAAAGGCCGTAGCGGCGCCACTAAGGGTCAACTGATGCCGCTTACCCTGGAGTCGCTGAAGAACGGTTTTATCCGCTATAACAAGGCACTCTCTGAACAGGCCTCAGCTGAGGGAAAACCGGCACCAGAGCCTTTTACGGCCAGGGACATTCGCCGCACGGTTAAAAACCTGATGATTGATGCCGGGGTTAACCGGGAACAGAGAAACCTGCTTCAGTCCCACGCACAGAGCGGTGTGGACGTGAAGCATTACGACCGGCATGAGCATCTGCCAGAGAAGCGGGAAAGCATCCGCCGATACGATGCCCTGCTGGATAAAATCCTGAAAGGGGAAGAGACCACCCTGGTGGATATAGATACCTACCGCCAGCAAAAAGAACTCAGCTTTTCATAA
- a CDS encoding helix-turn-helix domain-containing protein, translated as MWDQTPECLLAQSIQASHTRTRERFSALYQVVTGSSPVAVAKKLGRRHDTVTGWINKYNLSGPDSMVYRRTGGHPPFVE; from the coding sequence GTGTGGGACCAAACTCCAGAATGCCTTCTGGCGCAATCTATTCAGGCCTCCCATACCAGAACCCGGGAACGTTTCTCTGCGTTGTACCAGGTAGTCACAGGCAGCTCCCCCGTTGCAGTCGCCAAAAAACTGGGTCGTCGTCATGATACGGTGACCGGATGGATTAACAAATACAACCTCAGTGGCCCGGACTCTATGGTGTATCGGCGCACAGGTGGGCACCCCCCTTTTGTCGAGTAA
- a CDS encoding IS630 family transposase, giving the protein MDRALEQAASQDRPQHFVRWTLKTLADWCYKTFAVRFSRETLRQGLKRQGYSWKKAKKLLNKADSALRSTFLEQLKPLLEKVTRQERLLVYIDEAHIHQDTDIGYGWSRKGKRFWVSSDSPGLSAKISFYGVYYFNDGQVRIWPYPSGRKEHTVNVLERIRQEKPDGEIDVIWDGASWHTAKLVQEAGKPVIQHSI; this is encoded by the coding sequence ATAGACCGGGCTCTTGAACAGGCAGCTTCACAGGATCGCCCTCAGCACTTTGTCAGATGGACACTGAAAACACTTGCAGACTGGTGTTACAAAACGTTTGCTGTTCGTTTCAGTCGTGAGACTCTTCGACAGGGCTTGAAACGCCAGGGTTACTCATGGAAAAAAGCTAAAAAATTACTGAACAAAGCCGACTCGGCCCTGCGATCCACATTTCTTGAGCAGCTGAAACCTCTGCTGGAGAAAGTGACCCGGCAGGAACGTCTTCTGGTTTATATTGATGAGGCTCATATCCATCAGGATACTGATATAGGTTATGGCTGGTCTCGTAAAGGTAAGCGCTTCTGGGTAAGTTCCGACTCACCGGGACTTTCTGCCAAGATCAGCTTTTATGGCGTTTACTACTTTAATGATGGTCAGGTCAGGATATGGCCTTATCCGAGTGGCCGGAAAGAGCATACCGTGAATGTTCTTGAGCGTATTCGCCAGGAAAAGCCGGATGGGGAGATTGACGTTATCTGGGACGGAGCCTCCTGGCATACGGCCAAATTAGTACAGGAAGCGGGTAAACCCGTCATTCAGCACTCAATCTGA